From the genome of Metabacillus schmidteae, one region includes:
- a CDS encoding GGDEF domain-containing protein translates to MQTLLQNSFKQMSTIKELNPLAEFSLNSLINITKYDQSLYLTKEKSHWCILAHIGEIPKNHTYKVPKQYLEKIMYRNDVNQHQNLLGVMDVRSFLSIPINSRDHKGLLIVYSKGKNEYIDNYQKEDILPYFREQLTHLIDNLIHYQSLQLSATYDYLTNVLNRRYFSEEARDMLNTTLKHNRNVSILLIDIDHFKRVNDT, encoded by the coding sequence ATGCAAACGCTTTTACAAAATTCTTTCAAGCAAATGTCCACTATAAAAGAATTAAACCCGCTTGCTGAGTTTAGTTTAAATTCTTTAATTAATATCACTAAGTATGATCAAAGTTTATACCTTACAAAAGAAAAATCTCATTGGTGTATATTAGCCCATATAGGTGAAATTCCGAAAAATCATACCTATAAAGTACCTAAACAATATCTAGAAAAAATCATGTATAGAAATGATGTAAATCAACATCAGAATTTATTAGGTGTTATGGATGTTCGTTCGTTTTTGTCTATACCTATTAACAGCAGAGATCATAAAGGACTTCTCATTGTGTATAGTAAAGGAAAAAATGAGTATATAGATAATTATCAAAAAGAGGACATTTTGCCGTATTTTCGTGAACAACTGACTCATTTAATAGATAATCTTATTCATTATCAATCTTTACAACTATCAGCCACGTATGATTATCTTACGAATGTATTAAATCGAAGATATTTCTCAGAAGAAGCTCGGGATATGTTAAATACCACTTTAAAACATAACAGGAATGTTTCAATTTTACTAATAGACATTGATCATTTTAAACGAGTAAATGATACATAG
- the tnpB gene encoding IS66 family insertion sequence element accessory protein TnpB (TnpB, as the term is used for proteins encoded by IS66 family insertion elements, is considered an accessory protein, since TnpC, encoded by a neighboring gene, is a DDE family transposase.), with amino-acid sequence MKHDYTDVKNIYIVCGKTDMPKGIDGLATLIQDSLELDPYGDSIFLFSGWKKDRYKCLYFDGDGFALLYKRLDNGKLQWPKDEQAVRNLSQKQLRWLLEGLAIQQPKAIQPSDKGTF; translated from the coding sequence GTGAAACATGATTATACGGATGTGAAAAATATCTATATTGTTTGCGGAAAAACTGATATGCCAAAAGGGATTGACGGATTAGCTACTCTGATCCAGGATTCTCTTGAATTAGATCCCTACGGGGATTCTATATTTCTGTTTTCCGGATGGAAGAAAGATAGATATAAATGTTTGTACTTTGATGGAGATGGCTTCGCCCTTCTCTATAAACGTTTAGATAATGGGAAGCTTCAATGGCCTAAAGATGAACAAGCAGTACGTAATCTATCCCAAAAGCAGCTCAGGTGGTTACTCGAGGGCTTAGCTATTCAGCAGCCAAAGGCCATTCAACCATCGGATAAAGGAACTTTTTAA
- a CDS encoding peptidase M23, which translates to MSEALKTMFLVLIFSGLMTLQYNMDADRTATRQIKNALELAVHDASLALDQTQFSQGEIVFDQARALENLKLSLNSNLKLSSAGGYYYIPEANSFYQEDIYLDHIEFIDDSNSTFPRTYSNPTYDIVDTLNGPSIVAVLATKSPRYFAGEGIIIRKAVVYEYLQ; encoded by the coding sequence ATGTCTGAGGCGTTAAAAACAATGTTTTTAGTTTTAATATTTTCAGGGTTAATGACTTTGCAATACAACATGGATGCTGATAGAACAGCCACTAGACAAATAAAAAACGCATTAGAATTAGCTGTGCACGATGCTTCGCTTGCCCTTGATCAAACACAATTTAGTCAAGGGGAAATTGTCTTTGATCAAGCGCGAGCATTAGAGAATTTAAAGTTAAGTTTGAATTCCAATCTAAAGCTTAGTTCTGCTGGAGGTTACTATTATATTCCAGAAGCAAACTCCTTTTATCAAGAAGATATCTATTTGGATCATATAGAGTTTATTGATGATAGCAACAGTACGTTTCCAAGAACGTATTCAAATCCAACATACGATATTGTGGATACATTAAATGGACCGAGCATTGTAGCAGTGTTAGCAACCAAGAGTCCTCGTTATTTTGCAGGTGAAGGCATTATCATAAGAAAAGCGGTTGTTTACGAATATTTACAATAA
- the tnpC gene encoding IS66 family transposase translates to MVKASSTNENQNEKIIRLLEEQLAHSNQQNKELSKQIEALTDQVRHLTKLLYGSKTEKTKYNAPDGQGTLFDDDPVFSEPEHTEEQSQQTISYTVVRKVQKKTRNDSLHDGIEVEAIHHHPENTTCDCCQDQMIEIGSSIVREEAEFIPARMKKIQHIEHAYECKNCKSDLSQKAQIKRGKAPQPPIQRSIAGPSVLAKVIHDKFSLYLPLYRQVKEWDRSGLSTNDKNLSNWVIRASHDWLLPIYEHMKHLMMSKSLMHVDETYAQIINRSDGKSGQTNAYNWVFRSVPSQGPIITLFQSSLSRGRSVLENFIKGFSGTIICDGYSAYDKIEGVTFANCLAHVRRYWLKVESKNGQIGVKYCDDLYRLERQFKHLSPSKRRKKRQKYSRPIVEEFLDWVEKSPFYGKNALAKAAEYTLNRANGLKAFLMDGRIEIDNNPAENAIRPSVVGRKNWIHSVSEAGAKANAICLSIAETAKANGVDFYRYLLKLLTDLPNLDIYQQPEISNQYMPWSKMIQAECGIKMK, encoded by the coding sequence ATGGTGAAAGCTTCTTCTACGAATGAAAATCAGAACGAGAAAATAATTCGGCTGCTTGAAGAGCAGTTGGCTCATTCAAATCAACAAAACAAAGAATTATCGAAACAGATTGAAGCATTAACCGATCAAGTACGCCATTTAACTAAGCTTTTATATGGATCAAAAACTGAAAAAACGAAATATAACGCACCAGACGGGCAAGGTACGTTATTTGATGATGACCCGGTTTTTAGCGAACCTGAGCACACAGAAGAACAAAGCCAACAGACTATTTCTTACACTGTTGTACGAAAAGTTCAAAAGAAAACAAGAAATGATTCATTGCATGATGGCATTGAAGTAGAAGCTATCCATCATCATCCGGAAAATACGACCTGTGACTGTTGCCAAGACCAAATGATTGAAATAGGCAGTTCAATCGTACGTGAAGAGGCTGAATTTATTCCTGCCAGAATGAAGAAAATACAACATATTGAGCATGCATATGAATGTAAGAATTGTAAAAGTGATCTATCTCAAAAAGCGCAAATTAAACGTGGAAAAGCACCGCAACCTCCCATTCAACGTAGCATCGCAGGTCCAAGCGTTCTTGCCAAAGTAATACATGATAAGTTTTCACTATACTTACCACTTTACCGACAGGTAAAGGAATGGGATCGTTCTGGTCTGAGTACTAATGATAAGAACCTTTCAAATTGGGTTATTCGTGCATCGCATGATTGGCTATTGCCTATTTACGAGCATATGAAGCATTTAATGATGTCTAAATCGCTCATGCATGTCGATGAAACGTATGCACAAATTATCAATCGATCCGATGGGAAATCTGGACAAACCAATGCTTATAATTGGGTATTTCGAAGCGTGCCGAGCCAAGGGCCAATAATAACTCTTTTTCAAAGTTCATTATCACGTGGTCGATCTGTTCTTGAAAATTTCATTAAAGGCTTTTCTGGAACGATTATTTGTGATGGTTATTCCGCCTATGACAAAATTGAAGGTGTCACTTTCGCCAATTGCCTTGCGCACGTTCGTCGCTATTGGTTAAAAGTGGAGAGCAAAAACGGACAAATCGGTGTAAAATATTGTGATGATTTATATCGATTGGAAAGGCAATTCAAACACCTGTCTCCAAGTAAGCGCAGAAAAAAACGGCAAAAATACTCAAGGCCAATCGTTGAAGAATTTCTAGACTGGGTTGAAAAATCCCCATTCTACGGCAAAAATGCGCTTGCAAAGGCAGCAGAATATACTTTAAACAGAGCGAATGGTTTAAAAGCATTTTTGATGGATGGTCGTATCGAAATTGATAATAATCCAGCAGAAAATGCAATTCGACCGAGTGTTGTGGGTCGCAAGAACTGGATCCACTCAGTTAGTGAAGCTGGTGCCAAAGCCAACGCTATCTGTTTAAGTATTGCAGAAACTGCAAAAGCAAACGGTGTGGATTTTTATCGATATCTATTGAAATTATTGACGGATTTACCTAATCTAGATATCTATCAACAACCGGAAATTTCAAATCAATATATGCCATGGTCAAAAATGATCCAAGCTGAATGTGGAATTAAAATGAAATAA
- a CDS encoding GGDEF domain-containing protein, with amino-acid sequence MCGHNGSVGRYGGEEFIVILENANDQKATEISNLLLEALRLTPLQLDSDRRLFLTVSIGICSNQGNRDLSINEMIQKADECLYRAKNMGRDQVVIYNTSNKSLNVKL; translated from the coding sequence ATATGCGGGCACAATGGTTCTGTAGGTAGATACGGTGGAGAAGAGTTCATTGTAATTTTAGAAAATGCAAATGATCAAAAAGCGACAGAAATATCTAACCTTTTATTGGAAGCATTACGTCTTACTCCACTCCAATTGGACAGTGATAGACGTTTATTCTTAACTGTAAGCATTGGGATCTGCAGCAACCAAGGTAATAGAGATCTTTCAATAAATGAAATGATACAGAAAGCGGACGAATGCTTATATAGGGCTAAAAACATGGGTAGAGATCAAGTTGTTATATATAATACCTCTAATAAATCACTAAATGTTAAATTGTGA
- a CDS encoding LamG-like jellyroll fold domain-containing protein gives MKNLNERRTNYITDHMFPYVKTDLIAPSGHLKNSDSTPIVVGDIAYIISTQTGRVIAYDLGNEKTLWISDSIGNVKGHASNSVVVGDRLVVPAGTKTIIINKNTGAKIKEVFTQASGRSNAFAGGPLHWRDGDVYIGSKNQKIYGFNVSDGSIFPFMSYETGGTITSSPTLLSRGSSGDRIVIGVNTTPGKIVVVNPHSRGINSVKKVTYSVPTAAVSPDGYKAYFVDVFGRVITYNGSNDSVSVVNGVHNAFGTNGIVARMPALDESNGQVVITINNRKNGYGYVYRVNPSTGAYWKIYGSSKGIASAPTVLSNGTFLFVRADGYIISRNRSGTAYGWYSGGKSSYKMPKSSNFGRITVGGGDKNVIMTNGTDGIHIFEPDYPNIRAKKIQALDASGNSKTTFKDNEKIIIRGTFKNDGPKSISNVEHTATRDGSWQGYVKESYSVNETATVDKVYGSLAPGTYTFTFKGDPNNKVKESNEGDNNTESITITVVATKPDLEGQDTKAFDSDGNEMYTFEYGEPVTVRGYVKNIGDAEVNNVTHTHSFDGILQGNVTETSYSTNQTRWISKTYKNLKPGEYKVYAIADYQNKISEKNESNNHTPTITIKVKEPPKPDFKGTATKVLDKDAVEKYEFFEGEAITVRGYIKNESDVEVDYEVEHAQYLNGVIQEDLDARTYSAGQTRWIVKTYQSLPAGTYKVYATADPYHEVDETNEGNNDTPVVTFKVKPKPLPDIAAQTTKAYDENGNERYVFEYGERIEFRSIFRNIGEAPMEDGYEHQVYVNGKATPNITTASYDLGQSRWITRYFGSYLDPTNNAYAETLLPGVYKVYAVADPNNKSTESSKQNNKGEIITITVNAPDIRGRDILTFNSSVGSPQTTFRPNQEVKVRGTFKNIGLATANDVQHAIKLDGVEVKPRIVQDYGITSTTNTKYISSNLGTLPRGTHTIEMVADPEETVSPSFDVFKNPKATVPNERYFTFDGTENTSMSFTNVDTDSGPGKKNTVEFWMYWDGNNGSMPMGFNRLNLYFINGYFGFNTGAGDVIGFPSAKLKHKWVHVSAVFVNGDPNDPAVKSQFKIYINGEEQNLSSRFFSSATDHRSSIVYSNVTLSGYTDNDLYKFSGKLAEVRVWDHERSKQQVVDNINSVVEGNEEGLVLHAVPTLEDEFPKPYKNSYEFNEDIASSFTMNTSSLSSVTGGKTTVEFWMKWDGEDRQFMPIGFDSYALYYKSGFFGFNTGKGDVIGISSEPLKNKWVHVAAVFVNGNVNNTSIKDQLKLYINGTEQELITNFTTDQSAHDDYSQVSSKMKVSGWLFDDKYKMDGELSEIRVWNHERSVEDINADMHKSLSGFEDGLVGIASPPVESQTFDRTGTFAEMEGVGVNTTNLGKNTVEFWMKWDGVGNVVPFGFSTTYHLYFSDSLSCFGFNTNGDCVGVTGSDYTALENKWVYVTAVFPNDIPTPSNSALYFNGVKQTLSAVTKDDDYTKKRYASSNFRVGGDFSSTGHIFGGELTGIRVWNHERSESQIQRYMGMDIRGHETGLVGFWNTSKSTTGKLLDQTTHSTPLNNDATLSGFSPNPIYYQTSEDGLEVMWKPESKTSYQLYRNGTLIYNGTNNSYVDIDVTKGNSYTYTLKSVSLYGESVISTKLGEYTTNSVEITVNVVGTPPAADFDATTPKYEGEVVTFTNKTTEIDDDEIQYTWYSKLSNEPDSSYSFMSNDEHPREIFEIPGNYDIKLVAVDLDGESSHVENLQILDSKIVPGFIHDSPYYKDETISLTSTAYDEDGLAISHSYNITRPDGTSFTSNTVDPQFVGDQVGEYKVIQTVTNSIGKKATYVDYIDVVERELTAGFIHESPYYRGDLVKITSTAFGETGSILTYQYDITRPDETTFSSSSKDPQFTPDQVGYYHVKQTVSDQYGNVETYEDEIEVLNRTPVADFTYSPTTVYIDTNVSFTDQSSDPDNDPLTYEWSYKSPTELDFTVFSTDKNPSRILPVRGDWEIKLMVTDPYGDTSEVIKTVKVINRAPIANFKTDKNEYLEWDTVKVTSLASDPDGDTLTHLYKVTSPTGITSQYTTKDFEFVPNEIGNYKIEQTVSDAYGGTDTISATIPVNPLTLEGFVDHTDKWNTIHSEEGNQPDEFYSGEPFVLKGVTSNSPVDKVTVTFNGTRDNGQSVTKNITLLGTSDPVVFTETYLDESFSEPNTKLKLGPVTFTFEVVYTNGQVRNDTVTISIIGNIYDRLNFHKSY, from the coding sequence ATGAAAAACTTGAATGAGCGAAGGACAAACTATATCACTGATCATATGTTTCCTTATGTGAAAACTGACTTAATCGCTCCTAGCGGACATCTTAAAAATAGTGATAGTACACCTATTGTTGTTGGAGATATTGCATATATAATTTCTACTCAAACAGGTAGGGTTATTGCATACGACTTAGGAAATGAGAAAACACTGTGGATTTCAGATAGTATTGGAAATGTAAAAGGGCATGCCTCCAATAGCGTAGTAGTTGGAGATCGTTTAGTAGTTCCTGCAGGTACTAAGACCATAATAATTAATAAAAACACCGGAGCTAAAATCAAAGAAGTGTTTACTCAAGCATCAGGAAGGTCTAATGCTTTTGCAGGTGGGCCATTACATTGGCGTGATGGTGATGTGTACATCGGATCTAAGAACCAAAAGATCTACGGTTTTAATGTTTCTGATGGTTCTATCTTTCCTTTTATGTCTTACGAAACAGGAGGAACGATCACAAGCTCTCCTACGTTATTATCTCGTGGTAGTTCTGGTGACAGAATTGTAATCGGGGTTAATACGACACCTGGTAAGATCGTCGTAGTAAATCCTCATTCAAGAGGAATTAACTCTGTTAAAAAGGTTACTTATTCAGTTCCAACTGCTGCTGTATCTCCAGATGGTTACAAAGCTTACTTTGTCGATGTGTTTGGTAGGGTAATAACCTATAACGGTAGTAACGATTCTGTGAGTGTCGTAAATGGTGTTCACAATGCCTTTGGTACAAATGGAATTGTCGCACGTATGCCAGCTCTAGACGAAAGCAATGGTCAAGTTGTTATTACTATTAATAACAGGAAAAATGGTTATGGTTATGTCTATAGAGTAAATCCTAGTACAGGTGCTTATTGGAAGATATACGGATCAAGTAAAGGAATAGCATCCGCTCCAACAGTTCTTTCAAATGGTACGTTTCTCTTTGTCCGTGCTGATGGATACATCATAAGTAGAAATCGAAGTGGTACTGCATATGGTTGGTATAGCGGTGGGAAATCGTCGTACAAAATGCCAAAGAGTTCTAATTTCGGTCGTATTACCGTAGGTGGTGGAGATAAGAATGTCATCATGACAAATGGTACAGATGGAATTCATATCTTTGAGCCAGACTATCCAAATATCCGAGCGAAAAAAATACAAGCTCTTGACGCTTCAGGAAATTCAAAAACTACATTTAAGGATAATGAAAAGATTATTATCCGAGGAACATTTAAAAATGACGGGCCTAAAAGTATTAGTAATGTAGAGCATACTGCTACAAGAGATGGTAGTTGGCAAGGTTATGTTAAAGAATCTTATTCTGTTAATGAGACTGCAACTGTTGATAAAGTTTATGGAAGTCTCGCACCTGGAACTTACACATTTACCTTTAAAGGTGACCCGAATAATAAGGTAAAGGAAAGTAACGAAGGTGATAATAACACAGAGTCTATAACTATTACAGTAGTGGCCACTAAGCCTGACTTGGAAGGACAAGATACTAAAGCGTTTGATTCAGATGGTAATGAAATGTATACATTTGAATACGGGGAACCAGTTACGGTTCGAGGTTATGTGAAAAATATTGGTGATGCAGAAGTTAATAATGTAACTCATACTCATTCCTTTGATGGTATTTTACAAGGTAATGTTACAGAAACAAGTTATAGCACCAATCAAACTCGTTGGATATCAAAAACTTACAAAAACTTAAAACCAGGTGAGTATAAGGTCTATGCAATTGCAGACTATCAAAATAAGATAAGTGAAAAAAATGAATCTAATAACCATACACCAACTATAACAATTAAAGTAAAAGAGCCTCCTAAGCCAGATTTTAAGGGTACTGCAACAAAAGTTCTAGATAAAGATGCTGTGGAAAAATATGAATTTTTTGAAGGTGAAGCTATTACTGTTAGAGGTTATATAAAGAACGAGAGTGATGTTGAGGTTGATTATGAAGTCGAACATGCTCAATATTTAAATGGTGTTATTCAGGAAGATTTAGATGCTAGAACTTATTCGGCTGGTCAAACACGATGGATAGTCAAAACATATCAATCTTTACCTGCTGGGACTTATAAAGTATACGCAACTGCTGACCCTTATCATGAAGTTGATGAGACAAATGAAGGTAATAATGATACTCCAGTTGTTACATTTAAAGTTAAGCCAAAACCTTTACCTGATATTGCTGCACAAACCACAAAGGCTTATGATGAAAATGGAAATGAAAGGTATGTTTTTGAGTATGGTGAAAGAATAGAGTTTCGCTCTATTTTCCGAAATATTGGAGAAGCTCCAATGGAGGATGGTTATGAACATCAAGTTTATGTAAATGGTAAAGCAACACCTAATATAACTACTGCTAGTTATGACCTAGGTCAAAGCAGATGGATTACAAGGTATTTTGGTAGTTATCTTGATCCTACTAATAACGCTTACGCAGAAACATTGTTACCGGGTGTTTATAAGGTCTATGCTGTCGCTGATCCTAATAACAAATCCACGGAAAGTAGTAAACAGAATAATAAAGGTGAAATTATCACAATTACCGTAAATGCACCTGATATAAGAGGAAGGGATATCCTTACGTTTAATTCATCTGTAGGATCTCCTCAAACAACCTTTAGACCAAATCAAGAGGTTAAAGTAAGAGGAACTTTTAAAAATATTGGGTTAGCGACTGCAAATGATGTTCAACATGCTATTAAATTAGATGGGGTAGAAGTAAAACCAAGGATAGTTCAAGATTATGGAATTACATCTACAACCAACACTAAATATATTTCTTCCAATTTAGGAACCTTACCTAGAGGAACACATACAATTGAAATGGTAGCTGATCCAGAAGAAACAGTTTCACCAAGTTTTGACGTATTTAAGAATCCAAAAGCAACTGTTCCTAATGAAAGGTATTTTACATTTGATGGAACTGAAAATACTTCTATGAGCTTTACAAACGTTGATACTGATTCGGGGCCAGGAAAGAAAAATACGGTAGAGTTTTGGATGTATTGGGACGGAAACAATGGCTCAATGCCTATGGGATTTAATAGATTGAATCTTTACTTTATAAATGGGTACTTCGGTTTTAATACTGGAGCTGGCGATGTTATAGGCTTTCCTTCAGCAAAACTTAAACATAAATGGGTACATGTATCTGCTGTATTTGTTAACGGTGATCCGAATGACCCTGCTGTTAAGAGTCAATTTAAAATTTACATTAATGGAGAAGAACAAAACCTATCTAGTCGATTCTTCAGTTCTGCTACAGATCACAGAAGTTCTATTGTATACAGCAATGTGACACTTTCAGGTTATACAGATAACGATTTGTATAAATTCTCCGGTAAATTAGCTGAAGTAAGAGTATGGGACCATGAAAGATCAAAGCAACAAGTAGTGGATAATATCAATTCAGTTGTTGAAGGAAACGAGGAAGGACTCGTATTACATGCAGTACCTACTCTCGAAGACGAATTTCCTAAACCTTACAAAAACTCATATGAATTCAATGAGGATATCGCGTCTTCATTCACCATGAATACATCAAGTCTATCCTCAGTAACTGGTGGTAAAACAACAGTAGAGTTTTGGATGAAATGGGACGGTGAAGATCGTCAATTCATGCCGATCGGATTTGATAGTTATGCTCTATACTATAAATCAGGATTTTTTGGGTTTAATACAGGGAAAGGTGATGTCATAGGGATTTCTTCAGAGCCACTAAAAAACAAATGGGTACATGTAGCTGCAGTTTTTGTTAATGGTAATGTAAACAATACTTCTATTAAAGATCAACTTAAGCTCTATATAAATGGAACTGAGCAAGAATTAATAACCAACTTTACTACAGATCAATCCGCTCATGACGACTATTCACAAGTTTCGTCTAAAATGAAAGTATCCGGGTGGTTATTTGATGATAAATATAAAATGGATGGCGAACTTTCAGAGATACGAGTTTGGAATCATGAAAGATCAGTAGAAGACATTAATGCAGATATGCACAAATCATTAAGTGGGTTTGAGGATGGTTTAGTTGGCATCGCTTCACCACCGGTTGAATCTCAAACGTTTGATCGAACAGGCACATTCGCAGAAATGGAAGGTGTTGGTGTAAACACAACTAACTTAGGTAAGAACACAGTTGAGTTTTGGATGAAATGGGATGGGGTTGGAAATGTAGTACCATTTGGCTTTTCAACAACCTATCATTTATACTTTAGTGACTCACTGAGTTGTTTTGGATTTAATACTAATGGTGATTGTGTTGGTGTTACGGGATCCGACTATACTGCATTAGAGAATAAATGGGTGTACGTGACTGCAGTTTTCCCAAATGACATTCCAACACCAAGCAATAGTGCACTATACTTCAATGGAGTTAAGCAGACGTTGTCAGCAGTTACAAAAGATGATGATTACACTAAGAAGCGATATGCATCCTCTAACTTTAGAGTGGGTGGTGACTTTTCAAGTACTGGCCATATATTTGGTGGAGAGCTAACAGGTATACGTGTATGGAATCATGAAAGGTCTGAAAGTCAAATCCAAAGGTACATGGGTATGGATATTAGGGGTCATGAAACTGGTTTAGTAGGATTCTGGAATACGAGCAAGTCAACAACTGGAAAGTTATTAGACCAGACAACTCATTCTACACCATTAAATAATGATGCGACTTTAAGCGGATTTTCACCAAATCCAATCTATTATCAAACATCCGAAGATGGCTTGGAAGTTATGTGGAAACCTGAATCAAAAACATCCTATCAACTTTATAGAAACGGTACATTAATCTACAACGGTACCAATAATTCCTATGTCGATATAGATGTTACTAAAGGTAATTCTTATACGTACACACTAAAATCTGTTTCCTTATATGGTGAATCAGTAATATCTACTAAATTAGGGGAATACACTACAAATTCGGTGGAAATTACAGTTAATGTTGTGGGTACACCACCAGCTGCAGATTTTGATGCTACAACTCCTAAGTATGAAGGTGAAGTTGTAACTTTCACAAATAAGACTACTGAAATTGATGATGATGAGATACAGTACACTTGGTATTCAAAACTATCAAATGAGCCAGACAGTTCATATAGTTTTATGTCTAACGATGAACATCCAAGAGAAATATTTGAAATACCCGGGAATTACGACATTAAACTTGTAGCTGTCGACTTAGATGGTGAATCCAGCCATGTTGAAAATCTGCAAATTCTCGATAGTAAAATTGTTCCTGGGTTTATTCATGATTCTCCTTATTATAAAGATGAGACAATATCTTTAACATCTACTGCTTATGATGAAGATGGTTTAGCTATTAGTCATTCTTATAATATAACAAGACCAGATGGTACAAGCTTTACATCTAATACCGTTGATCCTCAATTTGTTGGAGATCAAGTAGGGGAATATAAGGTAATTCAAACTGTCACAAACTCAATTGGTAAAAAAGCTACGTATGTTGACTATATTGATGTTGTTGAAAGAGAATTAACCGCAGGATTCATTCATGAATCACCTTATTATCGAGGTGACTTGGTTAAGATCACGTCAACTGCTTTTGGGGAAACAGGTTCAATATTAACTTATCAATATGATATTACTAGACCTGATGAAACAACCTTTAGTAGTTCAAGTAAAGATCCTCAATTTACACCAGACCAAGTAGGTTACTATCATGTAAAACAAACTGTTAGTGACCAATATGGGAACGTTGAGACATATGAGGATGAAATAGAGGTTTTAAATAGAACGCCAGTTGCAGACTTTACTTATAGTCCAACAACTGTATATATCGATACCAATGTTTCATTCACAGATCAATCATCAGATCCGGATAATGATCCTTTGACTTATGAATGGTCTTATAAATCTCCTACTGAGTTGGATTTCACTGTATTCTCTACTGACAAAAATCCAAGTAGAATTTTGCCAGTGCGAGGAGATTGGGAAATTAAATTAATGGTTACTGATCCTTATGGCGATACAAGTGAGGTAATAAAAACAGTTAAAGTCATTAATAGAGCACCAATAGCTAACTTTAAAACAGATAAGAATGAATACTTAGAATGGGATACAGTGAAGGTGACAAGCCTTGCAAGTGATCCTGATGGTGATACACTCACACATCTTTATAAAGTTACTAGTCCTACTGGTATAACGAGCCAGTATACAACGAAAGATTTTGAATTTGTCCCTAATGAGATAGGGAATTACAAAATTGAACAAACTGTTTCAGATGCGTATGGTGGAACTGACACAATTTCAGCTACCATACCCGTAAACCCTTTAACGTTAGAAGGTTTTGTCGATCATACTGACAAATGGAATACAATTCATAGTGAAGAAGGCAATCAGCCTGATGAATTTTATTCTGGAGAGCCGTTTGTCTTAAAAGGTGTAACATCTAATTCGCCTGTAGATAAAGTAACGGTTACTTTTAATGGTACAAGGGATAATGGTCAATCTGTTACAAAAAATATTACTCTATTAGGAACATCTGACCCTGTTGTATTTACAGAGACTTATCTTGATGAGAGTTTTAGTGAACCTAATACTAAACTGAAATTAGGTCCAGTTACTTTCACTTTTGAGGTAGTATACACTAATGGTCAAGTAAGAAATGACACAGTGACAATTTCAATTATCGGCAACATATACGACCGATTAAACTTCCACAAATCATATTAA